The sequence below is a genomic window from Nicotiana tomentosiformis chromosome 6, ASM39032v3, whole genome shotgun sequence.
AACACTCACCTAAGCAAATACACTGTCAATTATGGAATACATCATCTTATGCTTAAAATTACAACATCCATCCTCCATTAAAGAATACAGCTTTGGTTAACCTTCACTATGATCACAACTCTAACTGATGCTTAATGAATAACAAACCCAAACAACAAAGATCCGACAGAGATGAAACTTCACTCGAGCCTTAAATGGCAAATCAAACCAACCTGTGGCCAGATCCACCATTATTGACCTTCAAATCCAGTATTAGACTTTAATTTATCAGAATACAAAAGCAAGTTCAGATTTCAGTAGTTAATACTCAAATATAGGCAGCATGTATTTGACAATGAGATATATAGGTTGAGATCCAACTAAACATGTGAAATCAGCTACAATTCTAGTCACGAAATTGCTATGGAGACCATCTGTCCTTAACAGGTTGTAAGTCTTAAACATATCAAAACTAACATCCATTCATGTTCAAAACAGAACAAACAGTCAGTTTACATAATCACAGCAAATAACTTTAAAGAATAACCAACATTTCATTGCAAATCAAAACAGAGGTACAGGTGTGAGATGTGTACCTAAACTCGTAAACAAGCTGAACTTTTGCCAAATAAAGGCTAAGAAAAACAACACGAGATGAATTCAGCAAGATCAATAGCAGGAAACAGAAGAACAGCCTCAAGTCTTAGCTAAACAGCAGAGTGACAACAACGGATTTTTTCAACAACTCTATGCAATTTTGAAGAAAACACAAGTTGAATAGCAAATCAAAACAGAGAAAACAACTTGTGAAAACCTTGATGGAATTTTCAGAGTGTTATCTTTTAAAAATCAgtgtgaaaaatgaagaaaaagagtCTGAAATTTCTGCAGAGTCCATTCTCTAAAATGAATATGCAGGGGTGCTTTATAGAGGGAATATGTGTGCCCTATGAGAGAATGAGAGAGTATTCGGCCAGCTCCATAAAAATCAGGGAATTGGCATCTTTTCAACTGAATTGGACAGCTGTCCTTTGCagatattttttcttatttttagcaTCTTTTCTTAACCAATTTGGACAGTTGTCCATCATCTATTCTTTTCCTATTTTTCTCATCCCCTTAACTTATGAAATTAACCCCTTTAGACCTCTGATTTACTGCAGTTTAACCCCTTCCAAGCTCTTCTAGAACTTTCCATCGGCTAAAAGAAAGATTCCCTAATTTTCTATTTCATTTACCCCACTAAAGTTCCAATTAATACCAACTAGTGCCTTTACCTCAACTTACTGTCCTCTTTTATCCCATAGAATCAACATTTACTAAACAACAACTAATTAAGCTATCAATTACAAATTAATCACAATCAGCAAACTAGTTGACCTATCAATTAAGCACATGCGTATTTTAAACCATAACCTAATTAATCGATTAAACTTCAAGTAGAACTAAATCAAATAATTATTCAGAAAGCTAAAACATTTTCAATATTAACCTAAGCATGCTGACATTCAAACAGGTGATtactaacttttttttttttgataaggtaaattaaAAACAGGTGATTACTAACTAAATGCAAGCCTACAATTATTTAGCTAATTTATGAGCGAAACTGATTCAATTAAACTAGGTCAGACAAACCACACGCAATTAAAAAAAATCTTCTGCTTTCAACAAACAAAATCAACAAAAGAATAAGATAAAAAGGGTGAGGGTGTACCTATGGAAGGAAAGACGATTCAATTGACGCGATTTCAACGAGGTTCGGCCGGATTCCGATGGTTCCGAAATGAGCTAAAACTTACATTAATCAATTGCTCTTGACAAAAGCAATTGATCAATGTTAGGGATTAGGAGGATGTGAGTACTGTGGGGTGTGAATTTGAGGGAGATTGGGGTTGTTTGAAGCGGCGGCGGCGGCAAAGGGTCTTGAGGCGGCTAGGGTTCGAGTGAAAGAGATGAGAGGGAATGAAAATGGGGAAATGAACTGGTCTCTTTTgggcttggggggggggggggaggagggggtTTCGGACAGTTGAATGTAAAATGGGGTTAGCTTTAGGGCCGTTGGATGGGTCTTGATGGACGACTGAGATTCAAAAGGACAAAACGGGGTCGTTTGGGGGTCTTTGGGGCTGGACCGGCTTTAATGGGGTCTGGGTTGGACGAAATTGGAGCAAGATTTGGGCCGCTGATCACTGGCCCAGTTTGAAAACAAACTGTAAAAAGCTTCTTTCTTTCCTTGTCTAAATGTTTTTCTAAATTAACCAATCTAATTCTAATTAAAACTAACTTTGCAAAATTAACCTAATTATCTATTTTtctaataattaactaattatttaACTAACGAATGCATGTAAAGTTACGAAtgtattttggtattttagtgtttgtttttacaaatacaattgaaatctaaaaatataaagattaaaatatttttgttattttttaagATTTAAAATGCTACTAAAAATACACCAAACAAAAAAAAGCACAAAACAAATCAGGTAAAATATAGAAAAATTCATAAAattctataaaataataaaaaaattattttttgagaTATATAGGAGTACTTTCATATTTTgggcaaaaattacgtgctcaaATGGAGAATGACACAGTTACccacaaaaataaaactatttaccCTTGCCTATCCATTTATTTTTctacccatcaaactaattacATTTCCTACCCATAGTAGTTTTTGTGGGAAAGTTTCCCTTTTTtctctaattttttttaatttctatgcttcttttccttttttttctttattttctccttttcttttttctcgttttcttcttatttttttcttttttccttttctaatttcatttaacttattttttttatattctttttctcttcataatctaatttcatttactgttttcactattttttatacaataagaaaaaataactgatatagtaaatatttgttcacatttttttaaatataactaGTATAATATACATTTTGTCTTTTTCTcatttttaaaattcaattattaaactgaaataatatcagttgtcacTTGATCTAATTCACTGAATATCACACTGACTGTTGCTGAGCACCATAAATTACATAATCAGATTCTAAGAATTAACACGTGATTGCCATGCAAACCTtgatctccttccatataaatatcagtacacactctaccattagcagtaacacaaCTAGTTATGGAGCAAGAAAATAAAATCTACGGCCACCAATTCtccatatatactagttagaatagaaatgataataaaatattggaaaatgcaataaaagtataagtagcaaAAAATACTTCTAGcgccatatgataccaatatggtatacataTATACCAATAGAGTATATGATTGCTCtagaatattgctacaactatctgcgactatactactgtaccaaaacattaaaggatgcaataaaagtatgagaaaattgtatgctcgcattgcaagctaaatattcgcAAAGCAACTTGCTCATTCTGTATATTaacagggtatatagttgtatggggtcgttccaacaattgcctataactataaaaactattacataatacacataatctatgtTCATCGACACAAAAAAATTTcagcactgcaaatcatgtttatataaataatttaataatagtAATCACTTAAAAATGaagctaaaacaaccaaaaaaaatgttcaaactaccatatgataccaatatggtatataATTATACCAATATGGTATATATCTTTACTGGTTAATTTCCGGCAACtgtatgactatactactattacataacacacatgcataaagagaaaaattaaaaaatagtgtatcacatattaatataataaagtatttcaagatagtgtactatattactattattaaaagaaaatcaaatagtgtactaATTAAATGCaactaatacaaccaaaaaatgattcaactagcatatgataccaatatagtatataactatactaatagggtatatagttgtacggGGTCGTTTCAATAACTGcatataaatataaaaactattatataatattataatacacaaaatctatgtccataggtacaagaaaatccaacacagcaaaacatgatcatataaatcatttcagaatagaattcacttaaaaatgcagctaaaacaaccaaaaaatatttcaaCTGCCATATGATACCAACatgacatataattataccaatagggtatacatttctactaattaattccagaaaactatatatgactatactactattacataatacacatgcataaagagaaaaattaaaaaatagtgtaccacatattaatataagaatgtatttcaagatattgtattataatactattatataaaacaaacacataaagaaaaaatcaaaatgattacataatacacatgcataaaggaaaattaaaaaaattcaagataCTGTACTATTATATTATtactaaaaaaattaaatagtgtaccaattaaatgtagcTAATACAACAAAAAAATATTCCAACTAACTTATGATACTagtatagtatatagctataccaatagggtatacaATTGTACgcaaagaatttaattttttttaaaaaaattcaattattaaactgaaataatatcagttgtcacATAATCTAATTAACTCAATGAGAACTTATGCAATGAATAATACCTCCATGGAATTCCATTAATgttaataaatattattatttatttattgaaaATGTGGACAACAATTGAACAAAAATTCATGAcaatccttttgaaattgtggtatGCACGACAACCGGGAGTTTCTCCGATCAACTTATTCCTCTTGTCCATTTTTCTCACTGCGAATATcctatttcatttttatttttatttttcaaataattattaaTATATATTTCTACATTCAAAGTACATATCATTGATGGAAAGATAGTCAAAAATAATGTGATTCAAgtcataaaataaaacaaaaagggGAATAGATTTGCATTTTCCACATGCCCCTCACATGGGTTAAAGCAAATTAAAGGGGAAATAGAAAATTGAATAGTCGGGTAATAAGTTTGTGGTGTATAAGTAGGAATTGTAATTAATTTTTAAGTGGGCAACACCGGGTAATTATTTTGGCCTTGATGGGCATTATGCGTTATTTCCTCTTAATCAAATCATGTACAGAAAATATTCGATTGTACGTAGTCTTTTCCATTCAATATCGGAATCAAAGAAACTTTACTCCCTGCATAAAACTACCAAGAATAAAAACTGAAAATTTGATGTTCATCACTAGGAGTCTCTGTATAATGGCTGTGGGTTCCATTTGAGATGCAAGTTCAGTTTCCCTGATTTAGACTCGGATAATTCGAAGGTGTCTTTATATTCACCTTCCATTAGAACCCTTGTTAAAGTCAGTATGCATTTTCCCATGAAATCCTGTACCAACAAAAACAAAGTTGAGAAAATCGAAAAGAGaggtttccgatagaccctcggctaaagacCACATGCTAAGGGAGATGATACTAACTAATGACTACTTATCGAAGCACCAATCAAAAGCACTCACGTAACAAGTTAACTTCGGCTAAAGAAAACATCATATCAACAAAAGTTGGTATCTAAATATGTTAAATTAAGAAAGTGCTTAATGATATTTTGAGCGAGAACGAAAATAGTCACAGGGTAATCATATGGAAGTTATTAAAGGACATGTACTCTTACCTTTCCAAATGTGTCATGGTCCCAGACTTCCACAATTAGCATATCATGTAATCCATCCTCAACAACAAAGTCAAAAGTCTGATTCCAAACTGGATTTAGGCTTTCATTTACGACCTAAGGGAAACAGATAATCagtgttatatatattttttggtaaGTGATAATTAGTATTATATCTAGTTATGAATGAAGAGTATCAAGGCAAGTTACTCTAAAAAAGGATAATTAACATTAGATGTGCTCAGATGTTGTGACATGGACAGTgaagattcatatagccgaccccaaCGTCTTTTGGATTATGGTGTAGTTGTTGTAAGTAACATTCAGCACTATATCTAGTTATGGATAATGAGTATCAAGGCAAATTACACTAAACAAGGATACTTTACATCATATGAGCTCAAATGTTGTTCATGGACAGTGAAGATTCATATAGCTGACCTCAACTTGCTTTGGATTACGGTGTAGTTGTTGTAAGTAACATTCAGCACTATATCTAGTTATGAATGATGAGTATCAAGACAAATTACACTAAAACAAGGATAATACGAACTTTGTGGTTTCCATAGACTAAATATTAGCAGAGGCAGATCCAAAATTTGAACCTTAAGGTTCGAGTTCGGGTTTCTATTTTTTTATGAGTTCTTCAAGATCGGGATTCTACCACAATTCATTTGATTTACTGGGTTCGAAATCGATTGTTTGTACTTATCTAGTGTATTCTTTTAACACAAGGGTCCGAGCCAAAGCTAGTGGGTTCTGATGAACCCATATCTATAACTCTACATCCAACCCTGAATATTAGGAGGACAAGAGGAAAAGTTAAAAATCTAGATCCAAAAATGAGAATTGCGGCATATTGTTTCTTTTCTTACTTACCAAAGAAGGAAAGAAATTATTTACTGAATTTACTGAGAAGCCAACAGttaaataagaagaagaaaggataCCCTGGTTTTGTTCTTGATTTGCGCCTTCTTCATAATCAGCACGGCGTAGGGGTCAGCTTTCCCCCCTATATCAGCTGGGGGCAGGTCATCAGCTGATATCACAGTAACAGAAAGTACCCCTCGTACTATTACTTCCCTTCTTTTGCTGATTTCACCTCCATTTGGACTAGTTTCGTTTCCTTCTGCCCCATTTTTAAGAACTCTCTCTAATGAAGTCATTGTCTCAGTCTGAGAAAAAGGGTTAGTTAACCCATTCTTCATGCCAATAGGACAATACAATAGCTCCAAATGCACCTAACCAAAGATAATGAGAAGAGTTCAGACGGAGAGCACACAACCTATTCTACGTGTTCTGCTCAAAATATCAAGAGAGAACTATATTTTCCTACATAGGACTAAAGAAATGGCGATCGAGAatatatagagttttgatgaGGTCTAGAGCCATAAGGGAAAGGAAATCACTGCCTATAATTTTCCTACATAGGACTAAAGAAACGGCAATCGAGACCATATCTATTATTCACAGCACTATCGGTGCCACTCATTTTGAACAGTAAAATGCTGTTTAATTTAGTTGTTGCTGAAAATATCACTATTCCAGTATTTGGATTTTTTGCACATATATTTCCATCAGATTTCCGAGTGCTATGTACGTGTATTTCCAGCTACTGTAGAATCTATCGAAACATGGCCAAGGAAAGTAAAGGGAGTTGCAGCCGTCACCTGGCCCCTATTTTTCTGGTCTCTCTGAATCTCCAAATCTTTCACCAACTTCAACCAGATATCCTTTACTTTACCTGGCTCAAGCTCATTCAAACGGATATGGGCACATCCAAGTAGTTCAGCTGACTGAAGCCCTTCATCGTCATAGATTTTTACCACCAAGTGTTGTGTCAGTGGATCTTCAACTACGAACTCAAAATGCTCATTCCAGATTGGGTTCAAATCGTTGTTCTGAAAAAGAACATTATTTACTTTAATCTTAATTTGATCAAATGAATTAAAGAAACTTTTCCAGGGAAACAGATGAGTAACTTACAATTATTTTGCTCTTCTTCATTCTATCTCGTATAGGGCGTACATATAATACAGCAAAAGGATCAGATTTTCCAATGAGGTCTTTATTTGTTAACTCCTTTGCTTGAATAAGTTTCACCTCCAATACTCCAGTAGGCTTCAGTTCAAGATCACTGGTACGAGAAAATAGAATGTCAATAAGGATTTTACAGCTCCAATCAAAACATGAGATAATTACGAAATTGCATGAGATAACATTTTGACTTTTCTAGCTCAATGCAAAATGGACGGAAGTCCAATATAAGTCGAGGGAACTACTCTCCAAAACTTAATCCAAAATTCTGTCTTTGGAAATCTTATATTTGGAAAGGTCCTTCTGAGGTTCAACGAGAATATAAATGTGTTCGATTGGACCCAAAACTGGGAAGGCAGCGCAAAGATAAATTAGGTGGTGAAACTGAGATCGTTCAAAGAATCCGTTGTTAATTTCAATACCTATAATCCCCAGGTAAAATGGGAATAACTTTTCGAACCGGCCATGTGATAGAGTCTTCAATAGCATCCCGGATGGTTCCCTGGAGAAATAAAATTCATTTTAGCACACCTAGAGTGTAGTAAATCATAACTAACATTTGTTAAGAATTCCATTTTCTGATTGCATAAAAAAGTTCAAGTTCATGCAAACAACTCAAAGCAGAAAACCCGTTGTTCCTCTCTTTTCTCAAATGAGAATAAGTGGTGAAGTTCGCCCAAACCTCAATTGCATCAGAAAGGCCAGGAATTGCTGTCATGTCACCACCAATTACTTTAAGCGTAAAATCCAGCTTTTTCTGCAAGCAAAGAAATTTATTTTGTCATTTTTCCTTTAGAGTTTAGGTGTGAGATATGCATGTGAGTAGTCTTGTCCCGGTGAGAGTAAGTGCCATTTGCACAGACGCGGGCAATGTAGAACTAAGATAGTAGATGCGCCTGCTCCCTCTGGTCTTGCTTGAATTATATAAGTAGTTGAGAATTTTTTTATGAATGTATATTTATATTAAGTTCAAACCCATTGCCACAAAAGAGGGGTGGGTGCAATGATCAGCACCCACTGAATGTAAATCCTGACAGCCTTTTGTGTACACACATAAGATGCATATTG
It includes:
- the LOC104105203 gene encoding synaptotagmin-5-like, encoding MSFILGLVIGVTFGLAIIIAFVKSENARSKYRTELASGIAAFARMTVDDSRKIFTPEQYPSWVVFSNQQKLKWLNSHLEKIWPYVDEAASELVKSSVEPVLEQYRPVILASLKFSKFTLGTVAPQFTGISIIEDGSEGITMELEMQWDGNPSIILDIKTYVGVALPVQVKNIGFTGIFRLIFRPLVDEFPCFGAVCYSLRQKKKLDFTLKVIGGDMTAIPGLSDAIEGTIRDAIEDSITWPVRKVIPILPGDYSDLELKPTGVLEVKLIQAKELTNKDLIGKSDPFAVLYVRPIRDRMKKSKIINNDLNPIWNEHFEFVVEDPLTQHLVVKIYDDEGLQSAELLGCAHIRLNELEPGKVKDIWLKLVKDLEIQRDQKNRGQVHLELLYCPIGMKNGLTNPFSQTETMTSLERVLKNGAEGNETSPNGGEISKRREVIVRGVLSVTVISADDLPPADIGGKADPYAVLIMKKAQIKNKTRVVNESLNPVWNQTFDFVVEDGLHDMLIVEVWDHDTFGKDFMGKCILTLTRVLMEGEYKDTFELSESKSGKLNLHLKWNPQPLYRDS